A single region of the Salvia splendens isolate huo1 chromosome 18, SspV2, whole genome shotgun sequence genome encodes:
- the LOC121777562 gene encoding autophagy-related protein 8C-like yields MAKSSFKLEHPLEKRQAESGRIREKYPDRIPVIVEKAGRSDVPDIDKKKYLVPADLTVGQFVYVVRKRIKLSAEKAIFIFVNDVLPPTASLLSAIYDEYKDEDGFLYMTYSGENTFGFYKGQ; encoded by the exons ATGGCCAAGAGTTCTTTCAAACTAGAGCACCCTTTGG AGAAAAGACAGGCAGAGTCTGGTCGCATCAGAGAGAAATACCCGGATAGAATACCA GTCATTGTGGAGAAGGCAGGAAGGAGTGATGTTCCTGACATTGATAAAAAGAA ATATCTGGTTCCTGCTGATCTGACCGTGGGACAGTTTGTTTATGTGGTTCGCAAGAGGATCAAACTGAGTGCTGAGAAAGCTATCTTCATCTTTGTCAACGATGTACTGCCTCCAACTG CTTCATTGTTGTCTGCAATCTATGACGAATACAAGGATGAAGATGGGTTTCTCTACATGACTTATAGCGGCGAGAACACATTTGGCTTTTACAAAGGGCAGTGA